In Terriglobia bacterium, the genomic stretch TGGGCTGGAAGGACATCTGGCAACTGAGAGCAATCCTAGGAAGAGGAGAAACAGAAAAAGCTGCGACTAAGCAGGAGGTCGCGTAACATGATCCCGAGCGCCGCTCTTCAACCTCCAACTAAAAGCGGGACACTCTCGGTGCGTCCGAAACGGGCTACTGTACGCGTCTTTGCCAGATCGAGCTACGTATGAAATGGCGCTGCGGAACGTCGGCCGATACTTGCGTTCAGATTCTGCAGGCAATCCAAACCAAGCTAGGCCCAAAGTCCCAGTCCACTCGGGCAAGCCGACTTTCTTCGGGGAGGAGCTTCCTGCGGAACTGTAAGGCAGATCTCCGGTCACCAGGACTTGGTTTGGCACCCGCGTGCTACGGGTCGCGGTAATTCGCTTTCCGAAAAGGGTGAGGTCCAAACCGAACGTTACACCATGCAACTCCGGATGCCGCAGAGGATTGTCGGCCGACAATTTCGAACCCAATACGAAGTGAATGATAGCTATTAGAGTCGACTTTCCCAACCCATTGCGTGTGTCCTTTTTCGTGGACTCAAGAGTACGATCAGCCAAAACGACATTCAGACCGGAGTCGAATGAGACCTCCTTGAATCCTGGAAGATCAGAGAAAACGCGATTTATCATTCCGATCTCACGAGTAGTCCGCGTTCGAAATTAATCGTGCCGAGGCAGTACAGTAGATCGAGCCCTTGCACGAAGCGTTCGAACGTTGCAATTTCATCGATATCCCGGCAGTGCTCCCATAGGGCGCTCACCGTCATGGGTTTTCGCAGGTTACTCAACAGGGAAGCACCTACTCCAAGCAACGAGGATCGTAATGGGATATGTTTTGTAGGAAGAATCACTTCTCGAACACCTCACAAATCATGAAGTAGTACCCAAGGACTGCGAGGCCAGCTGCCATGTGTCGCAGATCCGTCATGCGCCCGCCAGCGGCGTACCACATCAGCGCCTCAAAGAGGCGATCACCCTCGTCACCACCGCTGTGGAGGCGAGCATACTCGTTCGCTAGGCCCGCCTTCAAACGCTCAGGGAATTCCGGATCTACTTTGGCGTAATGTTCTACGAAACGCTTCACGTCAGGAGCTTTACCGAGAGCAAGCAATAGGAAGTGCTGAACGGCCCCTGTGAGTTTGTTCTTCTCCATCTTCGCGGCGGGAGCAGTCACGTGTAAGTCCGCTGCAGGTGTTCCAGCTATGGAAAGGGCGACGCCCGCTGTTACTACTGCAAGCTCGGCGTATGTGATCAGTGGCATAGCAGCACCGAGCGCATCGTTAATGCGCCGCTCGTGGTCGCGTTTCCACCCGAGCAGCAGCTCGGAGGTGTACGTGCAATCCTGTGCGTCAACGATGTCGTGGTGATATCCACACAACAGAATCCAATTGAGGTAACAATCGCGTTCCTTCTTAGTCAGGTTAGGATTTGCTCGTGGTCCCTTGTCCGAGTGCGCCTCTATATGTGCAATTTTGCCGACAACCACCGCTTTATCGAACTGCGTTGCATTGACCAGGACTTCGGCGAAGCAGGTCGGCTCGTTGCAGCGACCCGCTGACAACCCAAACAGCAATTTGACATCGGACGATGGGTACGACCGGCTCTCGCCGCCTTGCTGCGTTGGCGCCTCTTGTCCTGTCATATCGATGCAAGAATGTTGTCGAGCATACAATCAACTGCCACTCCCAGCAACATGATGTGCCGTTGCGGTGCTGGTCGGGTGCCCCCAACGTGCTTTTCGTTGGGTGCCGATGTGTGCTCGTGCCGTCCCCACGGGACTCCGGACGTTTCTCCGTCAAACCTCCCGGGACTTACGTCCCGGGGAAATCCCTCGGTGACTCGGGCACGCCGTTTTGGCCGCAACCGCCTGACTTCTCCGAATATCGCTAGCTTTCCTTCAAACAGAGGGGGGAGGGGGGTGGATAAACATCCGTAGCGTGGCGTTAATACCTAGAAGATAAATATCGCGCTCGAGAGCGAGCGCGCCACATCACACACGCAAGCGAATCAAAAGCAGGTGCCTCGCTGCGCTCGGAATGACACTACCTTAGGAGTTAGTTGGACCCTGACACCCGAAGCCTTGCGCCTGCAGCCCGAAGCCTGAAGCCTCGCCCCTAGTCCATCTCGGCGCGCTTGGGTGGCAACAGGTTGGTCGCGGGGCTGAGGGGTTTGCCGTCGGAGGCGCGTTGCAGAGAAATTGACCCGTTCACGTTCTTCAGCTCGATGTGGGCGGCGCCAGAGCCAAGCCGCGCGACGGCCATATTGAAATAGTGCTCGTCAACCTCAATGCCTATGCTGTGTCGCCCCGCCAGCGCCGCTGCAAGGCTGGTGGTACCGGTGCCAAGAAATGGATCGAGCACAGTGTCGCCAACAAAGCTGAACATCCGGATCAATCGAGATGCCAGCTCCAGGGGAAACGGCGCAGGATGGTCCTTGGTCGAGGCGCCGGTGACATCCGACCAAATCTGTTGGAACCATTTCTGGTGATTCGCGGCGGATATGACACTCAGAATCCGAGTGCTGACGGCTGGCTTCCGGTATGCACCGTACTTGCGCTGCATGAGGATGTACTCGACGTCGTTCTTGACGACCGCATTCGGCTCGTATGGTTTGCCCAGAAACCCGGAGGAACCATTTTCGACCTCATGCTTGGCATTGGCGATCTTGTACCAGAAGATCGGGGCGAGATTGTCGAAGCCGATGGCGCGGCAATGCTCTTGGATTGAGGCATGCAGCGGCACGACCATATGGCGCCCGCCGTTGTTTCGGCGCGACAAGCAAACATCGCCGACGACAACGATGAGCCGACCGCCCGGAACGAGCACTCGCCGACACTCCTGCCAAACCTTGTCGAGTTCCGACAAGAACTTCTCGTAATTGGTGACGAACCCGAGTTGGCCCTCTGACTGCCGATATTCCTTCAGTGTCCAGTAGGGCGGCGAAGTGACGACAAGATGCACCGTCTCAGAAGCAATCGTGGCGAGCCGCCGACGTGCGTCGGCCCGGTGGAGATCGTGAACTGTCGGAATTCGTGGGACGATCGAATCAATCAAAGCCGTGAGCTTCGGGTCTTTTGCAATGCGCGGGAGATCGGTTTGGGAGTCACGGATATTGCGGAGTTCAGGCGGAAGCAACGCATCGTGAGCGACCGAGTCGGTGTAGGGTTGCGGATGTGCTGCCGTGCTTGTGGTCATCGGACAAACGCTGACCCACTGTAGCATTTTCCACGCGTACGAAATAGAAAGCCCCAAGGTCATTTCGGGCGAAAGGCTACAGCCAAATGCTGCAAGCCGGCCGTGAGCTGCCCTGAGGTTACAGTCGCAACAAGCTTACTTCCGCTGGATTGACCGAGACGCCCCGAACAAAAAACCGACCACCGACAATCGAAAATGGATTACCGATTTCCGACCACCAAGGCCACGATTTCTGCAAACAGAACAAATCACTACGAAAATTCTTCTTGCTTGTCACAGACAACTCTGCCCCAACCCGCTATCCTGGAATTTCCGCTCAGGTGGCGGAGGTGGTTGTGTTTTCATGGCCACTGGTTAGCTGTTTGATAACAAATGTCGTTCGCCGTCATCCCCCGGAATGTACTTAGCAGTAAACAGTGCCGCCTCCAGGTAACCTGCGGTTACCGTGGGTCATACCGTGGACACCGTGGGGTATTCGCGGATACCGTTTCACTCGCAACTGCTTATTGCGGCTTGCCTTGCGGCTCAAACCTTGCTCCTGAATGGGGGGAGGGGGGTGGGTAACCACCCGAAACGTGGCGTTAATACCTAAAATGCAAACATCGCGCTCGAGGGCGAGCGCGCCACATCACACACGTGAGGGCGCGTGTGCCACACGGCTGAAGCTTGCAGCCTGAAGCCTCGCCGCTAATCCAGCTCGGCGCGCTTAGGCGGTAACAAGTTGGTGGCGGGGCTGAGGGGTTTGCCGTCGGAGGCGCGCTGTAAGGAAATTGATCCGTTCACATTTTTCAGTTCGATGTGGGCTGCGCCGGAGCCGAGGCGACCAGCGAGGGAGTGGCCGACGTAGCGGCCGTCGTTCACGGGAAGTCCGAAATCGTTGTTGATGAAGCCGGAGACGGTCTTGGCGGTGACCTCGGCGTCGGCGTCGGAGGGAAGCGTCAGCACGACGCTGCCGTTCACCGATTTCAGTTTGACGTCGGCCAATTCGGATGCTCGCGTCGGCGCGTTATGCGATTCGCTTCGCTCATCGTGCGCCGGTCGCTCGCCCAGGTCCTTCGACTCGCGCCCAACCCCAGGGCGCTCGCTCAGGATGACACCGCTTCTTGAGTTGAAGCTC encodes the following:
- a CDS encoding site-specific DNA-methyltransferase, giving the protein MTTSTAAHPQPYTDSVAHDALLPPELRNIRDSQTDLPRIAKDPKLTALIDSIVPRIPTVHDLHRADARRRLATIASETVHLVVTSPPYWTLKEYRQSEGQLGFVTNYEKFLSELDKVWQECRRVLVPGGRLIVVVGDVCLSRRNNGGRHMVVPLHASIQEHCRAIGFDNLAPIFWYKIANAKHEVENGSSGFLGKPYEPNAVVKNDVEYILMQRKYGAYRKPAVSTRILSVISAANHQKWFQQIWSDVTGASTKDHPAPFPLELASRLIRMFSFVGDTVLDPFLGTGTTSLAAALAGRHSIGIEVDEHYFNMAVARLGSGAAHIELKNVNGSISLQRASDGKPLSPATNLLPPKRAEMD